The DNA window TTGGATCCATCCCTATAATAAAGTATATCTAATAGCCCAGTCTCTCCCATCTCTAAATGATCTATTGAAATTCGAATACTAAATTTCCTAACATCGTTTATATTTGTTATTAAAGTAGCTTCTTTTTTAAACGATCCTTCTCTAGGTATTAACCATTCTTGATTTCGCCCAATAGGAGAGTAGTCATCATAAGTACCATCTTTATTATAGATCATTATCCCCAAACTCCACTCATAACCCTCCGGAATCTTCGGATAATCACATTTAATATAATACTTGCCGTCTTCCTTCACAAATGACAACTGATTTGCCAATTTGAGTACAAACTCTTTTGATTTCTCGACTGTTATCCGCCCATACTTATCTACATCTGTCACATCGTTAAATGCAATTCCATCATAGTAAGTCACTTTACCACTTTGTGGAGGCGCACTTGGAATCGGTGTAGGCGATACACTTGGATCAAAATTAATATAAACCGTCTTTATATCCTGCTCCCAAATAACTGATGCACCTAGTGCCTCACTTACGAAACGTATTGGGACAAAAGTCCTTGACTCTACAAGCAATGCAACTGTATCCATCTGGTAACCCTGCCCGTTTATTTGATAGTCCTTCTTTCCAATAGTTAGGACAACCTTTCTGCTATTCAAAGTAACTGTTACCTTTTTAGTACCGCTATTCCAATCTACCTGGGCTCCCAACGCCTCACTTACAAACCTTACAGGAACCTGCGTTCTTCCATTTCCGTCTATAAAGGGCTGGGCATCCGGAAAACTCACTTTTTCACCATTAACTACTACTCTAAGCGGTATTTCTGCTGCTAATGAAAACGATGATGCCAGAATTGTCAAAATAAATACCACAGCCAAAACTTTTACTATTCTCTTTATCATTGATATCTCCTCCAATCTATAATTACCTGCAACAGCAGATATGTACAATTAATTAGCCAGTTCAAGAGCAAACTTAGATTTCCTTTCAAGGTTAAATTCCGCAAACCCCGGAACATGCTCTTCAACATATACCAAATGCTTTGTTTTAAATTTATACTTTGATACTACCAGAACCTCGCATACGTCCAACCTGTCTTTCCTTACTGTTAAATTCACTGTAAAGTCATTGTATCTTCCGTCATTGGATTCAAAATATGCGGTAGCGATTTTTTCTTCCGGTAAATCGGCTGTATTACTTTCTTTGAGACTTAAGTTTAAACTATTCTCAAAAGAAGCGTTAAAACTATCCATAAACTTTTCCAGATCAATTTCTGCGTCCAGGTTCTGTGCTGAATTGTCTTGTGAAGAAACCAGTACAGCAAGCTTTCCACAGTTGTTGATGGATGAGTCCAGCCTGGCTTTTTCTGCAACAAGTTGAAAACACTCAACCAAAGGTCCTAAAATTATTGTTGAAGCAACTACAATTAAAATTGCATATGCAATACCCTTCATATAATCACCATTACTCCAAATCTTTGTAATATCTGATCCCTGTTACCGGAAGTCGGAATGACACATCATAGTCAAGCTGTCTCTCTGAACCTGCAAGCTGAATTTTAAAGGGATACGCTGCACGGATTTCAACATAAAAAGACTCTCCTCTTTGCCCATAAGGCTTCAACGAACTATCCAGTTCCTTATAATAGTCGTATGAATATTCACCTTCATGGTCTGAAGATATCACAATCTTTTCCGGATTCTCCTTAAAGACAGGCTTACTTTTCAAATTATCCAAAATAAATTCTTTTTCGCCCTGAGGCAGATAATTGTAGTTTGCAGCCACAGATGCAAGGTTGTAAGTTTCATAAGCCAAAGTCATATACCATGGAAAGAACAGCACAAAGTTTGTAAATACGACAAACAAAGTGACAACTAATATAGATATTAGTATAACTTTAGCAAATCCAGCCATTTGTTTTTATCTCCTTCAGTAATTCAATTATTATTGATCAAAATTTTGTGTGCATTTAGCCATCTCAACTAAAAAAACATCTTAATACAACAATGTACAAGTCGTGAAATAACTTGTACATTTATTTTGAGGAAAATCATTAAAATCAACTCTATATAACGGACTTACTAGGAAAGCCAGCTTTGTATTACATCCTCCCAGAGCCAGTTCCAAACATCCTCTACTCTAGCGGTCAGCCATCCACCAGTCATAAACTGGACTATAAAACCGATTATCACAACAACTGCAACTGTTCCGGCAATTTGTTTTACGCTAAATTCCCCACAATTGCCCTTTAGTCTGGCCACCAATGAATGGATACCGATTCTTTTTTTCATAAAACTACCTCCTAGATTTTAATTTCTGCAAACGTATTTTAAGCTGCTAGCTGATTCAATAAAGCTACTTTTTGAAAATACAAGATATGCCAAATTAGAATTTCCATATAGGAGTTATGAACGTATGGATGTTTATGTGTTTAAGTATATTACTATAATATCACATTTACAAAAATAAATCCATATTTTACATAACAAATTTAATCATACGTAGATTATCCAAACAATTTTATTGCGCCAATAAACTGGAAGTAATAGTATATCAAAATATAGATTAACAAAACTGCAACCAGCACAAACTGTGTCCTCTCGTTACTTGCCTTCCTATGGTTTAATTCTTCCTCAAGGGCTACAACTCTCAGATCATACAATTCATTTTTAAGATATGCCATCTGTGATGTATTATCATAGCCTTTAAGCCTGGTTTCCATAATGTCGCAGAACTTTATTATATGTCTCAGGGGTACTCTCTTTTTAAACTGCTTTAGGGCAAATTCCTCGCCGTATTCAATATTATCAAGCAATACTCCCATTTCATCTGCCATATCACGGTTTGCATTCGGTAAAAAATCCTTTATGACATCAGCAAGATAAATGTTTATTGACCTTGAATACTGATAGTACACCATACTGTAAAAAGCGGGAAAATCCTTCAGTATATTTTTATTTTTGTGTTCAACTTTCTTTTCCAATTCGTCAATTGGGTACAGCCAGCCTAGAACAATAAAAATCAAGCAAACATAGCCTAGCATAGGCATAAGTCTCATCATAACCAAAGATACCAACAACCCTGCCAAAGAGTACAAAATCTGGTTAAGCCTTATCTCTTCAGGAGTAATTTTCATATCAAGTCTGCTGATAATAAAATTTAATTGCTCACGTTTTACTTCATTAAGAAACAGTTTGTTGGACATGCGCCTCAGCACAATGTCCTTAAAATATAAATACTTTTCCGTTTTCATCTTCTTTTTTGATACAGCTAAAAACTCCCTTGACCGCTTCTTTCTTTTTCCTGACATGGGCTTGAAAACAGGATAAATAAAAAAGCTTACCAGATATATAATTGCCACAAGACTTATAAGCTTAGCAATAACAACCACTATTTATCCCCTCCGAACTTGCCTATGTCACCTTGAAGAGCCTGACATCTTGCAAACCCAAGGCAAATGGTAACAATGGCTAATGTATTGATGAACCTTCCAATATCATTATTCATTAAGAACTCTCTAATTTCCATTGAGGTCATACTGTACATAATGAATATTACAATAAGGCAGGTCTTTATCAGAAAATCAAAGTTCATCTTCTTAAAAATCCTGTTCTTCCTTGCATTAATCTCTCTTAATGCAGCATTCTCATCTACAATGTCTAAGAATACATCTGCCATCCCTTTTCTCTCATTGTATTCAAATATAACAGCCTTCTTGGCAAAACTGTCAAACTTAGGCCCTAACTGCTTGTTAAGAACGTCCATAGCTCGCCTGAATGAATAGCCGTGGTTTTCGTAGTTCTCTACAAATTGTATAAAATATGGCCTGATACTTTTATGAAGATACTCCTCAGATTCCAGTACTTTTTTTACAGCAACAAGAACTCCTTCTCTTGCCAGAGGACATAGGATATCCTCAGCATCCATAATGCACTCTATCTTAGCCGATTTAGTCTGCCTTGACTGCATTGTAAAAAATGTGATAAACCCGACAAGTATTGATATCGATACAAATGCTGAAAGCGTAATATTTTTCAGGAACATGACTACAAACAGTACCATCACAGCGAAAAGGATACATATGAGCGAATTAAATCCTTCAAGAGTAAGAGGCAGATTGAAATCAAAAATCAGATTTTCCACTATAGAGTTATACCTCGTTACAATACTCTCCTTTTGCTTTACTATCTTGCTTCTCCTGACTCTTTTGACATATGCCTTAGTATTACGATTAGCAAGTCCATCAACCATGCCGATAACTGCATACTTTATATAGTTTGCCATTTGCAAATCCATAACAATATTTAGCACAATAAGTACAACAATACCTAAACCCAGACTAAACAGTAAATTCAAATTCATCGGTATCGTATACCTCCTCCTCGTTTGGGTCCACCGGCCGCGTAAGAAATTCAAACTTGCTGCGTTTTATGCCGGATTTCAGCATCTTTTGCTGGAGTGTTTCAGAAATACACCCCACTCTTCTATGCCTACCTATAATACTTTTTACCTTTCCTGTCTGAGGGTCGTCTTCCACATCAATACATTCAAATTCGTATAATTGATTGACAATTGGTGAAAGACCTTCCGAGCCTAGAATTTCAGATATTGACGTAACCTTACGGGTTCCATCAGCCAGTTTCTCCTGAAATACCACAAATTTAACTGCAGAGCATATATTCCTTAAGGCCAGTTCTGCAGGTTCATCCGACTGTATCAGATAAGCAGTCAGGAATCTATATATTGCTTCTTTATCGCCTTCAGCATGAAGTGTAGTGAAGAAATAATGTCCTGTTTGAGCAGCACGAAGTGCAGTTGCAAACTCTCCAGGAGACCTGAGCTCGCCCGGGCCTATCCAGTGTGGTGACTGTCTCATTGCATTTATCAAAAGATTTTCCATCGTGGCTGGGCTGCTGTCATCATCATCAGGAACTGACTCATATTGAAGGACATCATTAATTACCTTCTCATTGGGATCATTATTCTTATATCTCAACAGTCTTAATTCAGACGGATTCTCAATTGTTATAATCCTGCTCAAAGGATCGATCTGCTTTATAAGTACTTCGTTTAAAGTAGTCTTTCCGCTTCCTGTAGGCCCAACCGTCATCCATGACATATCTGCCCTGGGAATTAAGGATAACAATTTAAACATATTTATGGAAAAAGATTTTTCTCTTATCATTTTATCAGGAGACATAGTGGCTTTCTTGAATTTCCTTATTACAAAGGCAGGGTTTCCGTATGGAGAAATGTCTGCATGTGTTGCATTTACCCTGTATCCGTCAATCGTACGTGCATTAACCATAGGTGTTCTCGGAGTCAGCCTTACCTTTGATACACCAATAAGCTTGGCTATAATTCTTTCCATATGCTCTCTGTCAGTAAAGCATCTGTCCCACTGCTCTGTCTTTCCATATTTCTCAACAAAAATCTGATAGGGACCGTTTGCTCTAATTTCATCGATCTCAGGGTCTTCCATTGCATCAGTTATTGGCCCGTAGTGAGTTATTTCATCGATCAGTGCATTTCTTAATGCTCCAAGATTTTCATATCCTTCAACATCAGGCTTTTGCGTTTCCACATAGTCGATAATATAGCGCTCAGTCATTTCTCTCTTCTTTTTTAGGTCATCAATTCTTCTATAAAAATTGGAGGCAACCTTGCTTATATACTGCTGGCATTGCTTTAATGCCTCTTCAAAAGTCATCATCGTTAATTTGCTTTGAGTATGTTCTACTTTATGTATATATCTTGCTTTCTTTTGCAGTTCACTTACAGCACTCCTTGTAAGCATCTTATGACCCCCTTCTGTTGTTTCTTAACGTTACAGATTTAATTATTACTTAACCAGCAGATCAGTCAGACGCTCAATCGATCGCTGATATCTTTTATCTATAATTATGCTGTCAACAGAATAAACCCGGCCCTCAAGAGAATAATTGATAACCGAAGGTACATGAGGAATTTCTCCTATAAACTTCATACCCATTTCGTTAATAATTTGCTTGTCATATTCAAAGCCCTGAACATTGTTTAAAATTACGTTTGCAATTTTCGCAGAGCTGATACCCAATGATCCTATATAGCTAAGAAACCTCTGGGTGTTTTGCGGGCAGTCTATTCTTTCGCTCCACACACAAAACCCGACATTGCACTGCTTTATTGCACCAACACAGAATTCCAGCGGTGGAAAATTCGGAACGTCTATTAATATAAGATCAAACATTTCCTTTATTGTATTAATGACCCTGTCAATATCCTCAAACTGAAAATCAAAGTACTCTTCTATAAGGTCCATTGGACTTGGTGATAAAAGGTATAGGTTTCTGTACTTGGTATCACTGATTTCTTCTCTAAAATCAATCTTGTCACTTCTTAGAAGTTTTATAAGCCCTTTCCCCTTTGGCATAGCTTCGCAATCTAACATTTTGTATATATTCGGATAAAATACTTTAAAATCTATAATGCACACATTCCAAGATCTTTTTGCTATTGACGCTGCCAAATTTGCAATTAATATTGAACTGTCGGTTGAATCACCTGAAGGGAAAAAAGCTATGACGTTATCAATAATCTTATTTGTTTCAATTTCACTGTATATCTTGTCTCTAGGAGATAGTTTTTCTAAGATTTCCTTGACATCTACTCTTTCTTGTTGCTGTTTATCCATGTTTCTACCTCCTTTTCGACGGTAGGCAATTGTTCTATAAGATTTTTATTACCTTCTCTGGTTAAAATGGTAAAGGTAAAGGTAGCTGTAGTTACATTGCAGTGGGCGTATTTATTAACCTGTTCAGGAGTAGCTTCAAAAACCAGAGATTTGGCAAGAACACTCTGCATAAAATCCTTGCTGGTCATCGCTGCCTGTTTTTCCTCTTCTCCCAACTTTTGCACTTCACGATAAACTTCGTATATCGAATGCCCTTTTGAATTTAGCATATCTTTAACAAGTATTTTGTCAAAAAGTATTTCAGTTTTCATTCGTTTTGAAGAGCTTACCCCTGTACTAAAATATGGATTTTGTCCTACATCTGATGAAGGTGCAGTATTTTCGTCATATTCCTGAGTAACCCTGACCCTCACATAGTCCCCAGGCATAAGGACATCCCCTCCGCACTTGTCATAGTCATAAGGCACAGTCAAAACCTCTGTTTCTTTTGACAGGCTATACAGCCATTCGTTTCTTATAGGCTTCGTTTCGGTCAATTGATCAAAATATACAGGTGTGTTGTATCTTAAAAAGTATGCCGAGTATTTGTTTAAAACCTCACCAACTTTATCATACGTAACCATTTTATCCTTGAAATCACTTTTCAAAATTTTCCCCTTTTCAAGCATTTTTTCAGTCAAAAGAGCTTGGGCAGGAATTCCCTCCGCTGGCTTTACAACCACGATTTCTATAACTTCTTTTGCGTCACTGTTGACATTATTTAAATACATAAAAGATACAATTACCACAACTACACTTACAAGCACTGCAATTATTTTCTTTGGCAGGTTGCTTCCTGGTTTTATGTTCTTTATACTGTTTACGTCCATATAGACCTCCTCTAATGCTTTAGAACTGGAATAGATTTTTTAATATATCTAAATAGTAATTTTTATACACGCTGTTTGTATTACATATCCGTTCCCCACTACTTGTCTGCAAATCATAATCCTTTGAATAAGGTATCATGCCGCCGCTTTGGTATTCTCCCTTGGATATTCCGCTAATGTCATTTAATATTTCACATGTAAACTCAGGAGAAAACTTTTTGCCGTGATGTCTGTTGTTTTCATTATACTTTGA is part of the Acetivibrio cellulolyticus CD2 genome and encodes:
- a CDS encoding CpaF family protein; this translates as MLTRSAVSELQKKARYIHKVEHTQSKLTMMTFEEALKQCQQYISKVASNFYRRIDDLKKKREMTERYIIDYVETQKPDVEGYENLGALRNALIDEITHYGPITDAMEDPEIDEIRANGPYQIFVEKYGKTEQWDRCFTDREHMERIIAKLIGVSKVRLTPRTPMVNARTIDGYRVNATHADISPYGNPAFVIRKFKKATMSPDKMIREKSFSINMFKLLSLIPRADMSWMTVGPTGSGKTTLNEVLIKQIDPLSRIITIENPSELRLLRYKNNDPNEKVINDVLQYESVPDDDDSSPATMENLLINAMRQSPHWIGPGELRSPGEFATALRAAQTGHYFFTTLHAEGDKEAIYRFLTAYLIQSDEPAELALRNICSAVKFVVFQEKLADGTRKVTSISEILGSEGLSPIVNQLYEFECIDVEDDPQTGKVKSIIGRHRRVGCISETLQQKMLKSGIKRSKFEFLTRPVDPNEEEVYDTDEFEFTV
- a CDS encoding copper amine oxidase N-terminal domain-containing protein; protein product: MIKRIVKVLAVVFILTILASSFSLAAEIPLRVVVNGEKVSFPDAQPFIDGNGRTQVPVRFVSEALGAQVDWNSGTKKVTVTLNSRKVVLTIGKKDYQINGQGYQMDTVALLVESRTFVPIRFVSEALGASVIWEQDIKTVYINFDPSVSPTPIPSAPPQSGKVTYYDGIAFNDVTDVDKYGRITVEKSKEFVLKLANQLSFVKEDGKYYIKCDYPKIPEGYEWSLGIMIYNKDGTYDDYSPIGRNQEWLIPREGSFKKEATLITNINDVRKFSIRISIDHLEMGETGLLDILYYRDGSKKRIEFVPESSLIPQEEYTDTYDFKRMFQW
- a CDS encoding MinD/ParA family ATP-binding protein; protein product: MDKQQQERVDVKEILEKLSPRDKIYSEIETNKIIDNVIAFFPSGDSTDSSILIANLAASIAKRSWNVCIIDFKVFYPNIYKMLDCEAMPKGKGLIKLLRSDKIDFREEISDTKYRNLYLLSPSPMDLIEEYFDFQFEDIDRVINTIKEMFDLILIDVPNFPPLEFCVGAIKQCNVGFCVWSERIDCPQNTQRFLSYIGSLGISSAKIANVILNNVQGFEYDKQIINEMGMKFIGEIPHVPSVINYSLEGRVYSVDSIIIDKRYQRSIERLTDLLVK